The proteins below are encoded in one region of Desulfobacterales bacterium:
- a CDS encoding coniferyl aldehyde dehydrogenase, with product MPNNAETVKGAESPGRPENPEFAEIDRIFEAQKNAFQKAPITPAEQRIAHLKRLKAALIERQAEFVQAVHADFDGRAADETLLAEFFPSVEGLRYAAKRVKRWMKPARRRVNPAFMPGRARIQYQPLGVVGIIVPWNYPIYLAAGPLTYALAAGNRVMIKMSEFTPNTSALFQQMIARTFREDHVSVITGEADAAATFSAKPWDHLLFTGSTAIGRHVMRAAADNLTPVTLELGGKSPAIIGPTTPGMDAAERIAFGKLLNAGQTCIAPDYVLCPGQRIEAFVADLKTCTAKMFPAMKTNPQFTAIVNDRQYQRIQGLLEDAREKGAQITAINPAAEDFTGTRKMPFYVLQGVTQEMRVMKEEIFGPLLPVLPYDTLGEAIAYVNAHPHPLALYYFGYDRRRIEHVLTNTHSGGAVVNDTLFHVAQDDLPFGGVGDSGMGRYHGREGFVSFSNARGVLYKPRFNSTRLIYPPYGRWIHRFIYKLLIR from the coding sequence ATGCCAAATAACGCCGAAACCGTGAAGGGCGCAGAAAGCCCCGGCCGGCCGGAAAACCCGGAATTTGCCGAAATAGACCGCATTTTTGAGGCCCAGAAAAACGCCTTCCAAAAAGCGCCAATCACACCGGCAGAGCAGCGAATTGCCCATCTGAAGCGGCTTAAAGCCGCGCTGATCGAGCGGCAGGCGGAATTCGTTCAGGCCGTTCATGCGGATTTTGACGGCCGGGCTGCGGATGAGACGCTTTTGGCCGAATTTTTCCCGTCCGTGGAAGGCCTCCGGTATGCCGCAAAACGGGTGAAACGCTGGATGAAGCCTGCCCGCCGCCGCGTCAATCCCGCCTTCATGCCCGGCCGGGCCCGCATCCAATACCAGCCATTAGGGGTGGTGGGCATTATTGTACCATGGAATTATCCGATTTATCTGGCAGCAGGGCCCTTAACCTATGCCCTGGCCGCGGGCAACCGGGTGATGATTAAAATGAGCGAATTCACACCCAACACCTCGGCGCTTTTTCAGCAGATGATCGCCCGGACATTCAGGGAAGACCACGTTTCGGTGATCACCGGAGAAGCGGACGCGGCGGCGACATTTTCCGCCAAGCCCTGGGATCATCTCCTGTTTACCGGCTCCACCGCCATCGGCAGACATGTCATGCGAGCCGCAGCCGACAACCTGACTCCGGTCACTCTGGAGCTGGGCGGCAAATCCCCGGCCATCATCGGCCCCACAACGCCCGGCATGGACGCGGCCGAACGCATCGCCTTCGGCAAGCTCCTAAATGCCGGTCAAACCTGCATCGCCCCGGATTACGTGCTCTGCCCCGGACAGCGCATAGAGGCATTTGTGGCGGATCTTAAGACCTGTACCGCCAAAATGTTTCCCGCCATGAAAACCAATCCCCAGTTTACCGCCATTGTCAATGATCGCCAGTATCAGCGGATTCAGGGGCTGCTGGAAGATGCCCGGGAAAAGGGGGCGCAGATCACCGCAATCAACCCCGCGGCTGAGGATTTCACGGGTACGCGCAAAATGCCGTTTTATGTACTCCAAGGGGTGACGCAGGAAATGCGCGTGATGAAAGAAGAAATCTTCGGACCGCTGCTTCCGGTTCTGCCCTATGATACGCTGGGTGAGGCGATCGCCTATGTAAATGCCCATCCCCACCCGCTGGCGCTCTATTACTTCGGCTATGACCGCCGGCGAATTGAGCATGTGCTGACCAATACCCATTCCGGCGGCGCGGTGGTAAACGACACCTTATTCCACGTCGCCCAGGACGATCTGCCTTTCGGCGGCGTGGGCGATTCCGGGATGGGCCGCTACCACGGCCGGGAAGGCTTCGTCAGTTTTTCAAATGCCCGCGGAGTATTATACAAGCCGCGGTTCAACAGCACCCGGCTGATCTATCCGCCCTACGGCCGGTGGATTCATCGGTTCATCTATAAACTGCTCATCCGGTGA
- a CDS encoding isocitrate/isopropylmalate dehydrogenase family protein, which produces MGSSKVITLIPGDGVGPEISEVAKSCIFALGVDIEWDLQEAGAAVIAKENTPLPKRVIDSIRKNKVALKGPVETPIGKGFRSVNVQLRQQLDLFANVRPCKFYEGVHTRITNPQNINIVIVRENTEDLYAGIEFMESCGLDTPFLKFLQEQKGLELDCDTGLSIKPISVRASERIGKFAFEYARQYGRKKVTGVDKANIMKYSDGLFMKTVESVSQKYPEIAYEHKLVDNMCMQLVQYPEKYDVLVLPNLYGDIVSDLAAGIVGGLGVAPGANMGEEYAVFEAVHGSAPDIAGKDMVNPTGLLLSTVLMLEHIGEMDAAKKLEQAVAAVLKEGEKVTADLKGRDNPAPPVGTRAMGEAIVEKIRSI; this is translated from the coding sequence ATGGGCAGCAGCAAGGTAATAACCCTGATACCCGGTGACGGCGTGGGACCGGAAATCTCCGAGGTGGCGAAATCCTGCATCTTTGCACTGGGGGTGGATATTGAATGGGATCTGCAGGAGGCGGGCGCCGCAGTGATCGCAAAGGAAAATACGCCGCTTCCGAAGCGGGTGATTGACTCCATCCGGAAAAACAAGGTGGCGCTCAAAGGGCCGGTGGAGACCCCCATCGGAAAGGGCTTCAGAAGCGTCAATGTTCAGCTTCGTCAGCAGCTGGACCTCTTCGCCAATGTCAGACCCTGCAAGTTTTACGAAGGCGTCCACACCCGCATCACGAATCCCCAGAACATCAACATCGTCATTGTCCGGGAAAACACCGAAGATCTGTATGCGGGCATCGAGTTCATGGAGTCCTGCGGCCTGGACACCCCGTTTTTAAAATTTCTGCAGGAGCAGAAGGGCCTGGAGCTGGACTGTGACACGGGCCTGAGTATCAAGCCGATATCGGTCAGGGCCTCCGAGCGGATCGGTAAATTCGCCTTTGAATATGCCCGGCAATACGGCCGGAAAAAGGTGACCGGCGTGGACAAGGCCAATATCATGAAATATTCTGACGGCTTGTTTATGAAAACGGTTGAATCGGTGAGCCAAAAATATCCGGAAATCGCCTATGAGCACAAGCTGGTGGACAACATGTGCATGCAGCTGGTGCAGTATCCGGAAAAATACGATGTATTGGTGCTGCCCAACCTATACGGCGACATTGTCTCAGACCTGGCCGCCGGCATTGTGGGCGGGCTGGGTGTTGCCCCGGGCGCGAATATGGGCGAGGAATATGCCGTGTTTGAAGCGGTCCATGGCAGCGCCCCGGATATTGCGGGAAAGGATATGGTCAACCCCACCGGGCTTCTGCTCTCAACGGTTTTGATGCTTGAGCACATCGGGGAGATGGATGCGGCCAAAAAGCTGGAGCAGGCGGTTGCGGCGGTTTTAAAAGAAGGTGAAAAGGTCACCGCGGACCTTAAGGGAAGGGACAACCCCGCGCCGCCGGTCGGCACCCGGGCCATGGGCGAGGCGATCGTTGAAAAGATTCGGTCCATATAA
- a CDS encoding DUF2283 domain-containing protein yields the protein MNLNYYEETDSLYIDLSSKTSVESKAVSEGIVLDYDEDGNLTGIDIDNARKKLDLTEIIISKLPVHIQKISA from the coding sequence ATGAATTTAAATTATTATGAAGAGACGGATTCTTTATATATTGATTTATCATCAAAAACGAGCGTTGAAAGTAAAGCTGTCTCAGAAGGGATTGTTTTGGATTATGATGAAGATGGCAATTTGACTGGCATCGATATTGACAATGCCCGTAAAAAGCTTGATTTAACTGAAATCATAATTAGTAAGCTGCCTGTTCATATTCAGAAAATATCTGCTTGA